One window of Vespula pensylvanica isolate Volc-1 chromosome 13, ASM1446617v1, whole genome shotgun sequence genomic DNA carries:
- the LOC122633669 gene encoding uncharacterized protein LOC122633669, which translates to MSDNEADDKSDIENINDPSLEELRRPLLELTTEDDILEAKALKEQLEKEIMEQSSAITRLNKQLDCCKHVLNPSSISLKNQNTSINLKNDLYRFAGIHCVKSDMAIVIEFSAGDKVTNNSLFSIEILQIDDQYKLGKWVMPLSIDLNDILSKYPLDNPKNLKPFLKCCKHYIDCYIYRRKQYYDLKKFLGDVINCSVDTNLGYTRIHLHMSELQSIDLNEKYNVTLFMAYKFNETFPYIISTEQREDQPLSKEIIQKFNKYFKPLKKFNLRDALDKMINNNRHFYWMKIFKDPDNENMLSTSQQDEETTSRKMERDNQKEKKKINLESDFENDLTDLENENNVKCSSNSEEYEEQSKSNDKKNKNIEENLNPIMTLKNIVKKKRNKNTKEKNKKIVAMKTTQKPDENVKKVETILDFAKLNLLDNAEKKFVDRKSTSKRSAKCIEDDEKIESRPKRQSTSKQAKLLAKELNSNLNITEKNDKAGKNISVGKSKLRKLFNKRSEKTVADTPTEYEKNLDEKDSSRSSSITCSDGHSSKDSIEKINKSKTTDVKDKKASYNVNKSDGKTSLSMRSITESIEPTVYIKSPKVTTETNLNKMLSSTPISNNVQRKLNITHYSEISEIVSLPTNMKPPTKENLTNVSKEDDNNSSSNTDHIDNADKEFNEVQTRELLEDIELAHKLLKKKDGKTHSTRMKKNKRKSVKKTN; encoded by the exons ATGTCGGATAACGAAGCAGACGATAAATCtgacatagaaaatattaatgatccATCTTTGGAGGAGCTTCGAAGACCTTTACTTGAACTAACTACTGAAG ATGATATCCTTGAAGCTAAGGCATTAAAGGaacaattagaaaaagaaataatggaaCAATCATCGGCAATAACCAGATTGAATAAACAATTAGATTGTTGCAAACATGTTTTGAATCCATCCTCAATTTCacttaaaaatcaaaatacgaGCATTAAtctgaaaaatgatttatacagATTTGCTGGAATTCATTGTGTCAAATCTGACATGGCAATTGTAATAGAATTCTCAGCAGGAGATAAAGTGacgaataattctttattttccatagaaattttacaaattgatGATCAGTATAAGTTAGGAAAATGGGTGATGCCTTTGTCGATCGATTTGAATgatattctttcaaaatatcCATTGGATAATCCGAAGAATTTGAAACCATTTCTAAAATGTTGCAAACATTACATCGattgttatatttatcgtCGAAAACAATATTATGATTTAAAG AAATTTCTCGGAGATGTAATAAACTGTTCCGTAGACACTAATCTTGGATACACCCGAATTCATTTGCACATGTCGGAATTACAATCGATTGatcttaatgaaaaatataatgttactCTATTTATGGcttataaatttaacgaaacgTTTCCATATATAATAAGCACTGAGCAACGAGAGGATCAGCctttatcaaaagaaattattcaaaagtttaataaatattttaaaccaTTAAAAAAGTTCAACTTAAGAGATGCACTTGACAAAATGATTAACAATAATCGCCATTTTTATtggatgaaaatatttaaggaTCCTGATAACGAAAATATGCTATCGAcg TCTCAACAAGATGAAGAGACTACAtcgagaaaaatggaaagagataatcaaaaggagaaaaagaaaataaatttggaaAGCGATTTCGAAAACGATCTAACTGATTtggaaaacgaaaataatgttaaatgtTCGTCGAATTCGGAGGAGTATGAAGAACAATCGAaatcgaatgataaaaaaaataaaaatatcgaagaaaacttAAATCCAATTATGACGCTCAAAAAcattgtgaaaaagaaaagaaacaaaaatacgaaggaaaagaataaaaagatagtcGCGATGAAAACGACACAAAAGCCggatgaaaatgtaaaaaaagtagaaacaaTTTTAGACTTTGCTAAACTCAATCTTTTGGATAATgcggaaaagaaatttgttgatAGAAAAAGTACGTCTAAAAGATCTGCCAAATGTATCGAGGATGACGAGAAAATTGAAAGCAGACCAAAACGTCAATCGACCTCGAAACAAGCGAAATTACTTgcgaaagaattaaatagcaatttaaatattactgaAAAGAACGACAAAGcgggaaaaaatatttcggtCGGAAAGAGCAAATtgagaaaactttttaataaacgatctGAGAAAACTGTCGCAGATACGCCAACAGAGTACGAGAAAAATCTTGATGAAAAAGATTCAAGCAGATCTTCGTCAATAACATGTTCGGATGGACATTCGTCTAAAGAtagtattgaaaaaattaataaaagtaaaacgacCGATGTTAAGGACAAAAAAGCTTCGTACAATGTAAACAAATCTGATGGAAAAACGAGTCTTTCTATGAGGTCAATAACAGAATCGATTGAGCCgacagtatatataaaatcgccGAAGGTAACAACGGAAACTAAtcttaataaaatgttaagtAGCACACCAATTTCAAACAACGtacaaagaaaattgaatattacaCATTATTCAGAGATTAGTGAGATCGTATCCTTGCCAACGAATATGAAACCaccaacgaaagaaaatttgacaaatgtttcgaaagaagatgataataattcttcCTCGAATACCGATCATATTGATAACGCAGATAAAGAATTTAATGAAGTCCAAACAAGAGAATTATTGGAAGACATTGAACTAGCACATAAgctattaaagaagaaagatgggAAAACACATAGTActcgtatgaaaaaaaataaacgaaaaagtgttaaaaaaacgaat